In one window of Armatimonadota bacterium DNA:
- a CDS encoding nucleotide pyrophosphohydrolase has protein sequence MTLSQFQELIERIYVEKDRRRGLAGTYMWFAEETGELARALRSGSDAELRAEFADCLAWLTTLASIAGVDLEAASKAQYESGCPKCGGIPCRCPEIPGRGSEQCQGSDSM, from the coding sequence ATGACACTCTCTCAGTTTCAGGAACTCATCGAGCGGATATACGTGGAAAAGGATCGCCGCCGCGGGCTCGCGGGAACGTACATGTGGTTTGCGGAGGAGACGGGGGAACTGGCGCGGGCGTTGCGCAGCGGCAGCGACGCGGAGCTGCGGGCCGAGTTCGCAGATTGTCTGGCGTGGCTGACGACTCTCGCGAGCATTGCCGGTGTTGATCTCGAGGCGGCGTCGAAGGCGCAGTACGAATCCGGGTGCCCGAAGTGCGGCGGCATCCCGTGTCGGTGTCCGGAGATTCCGGGCCGGGGAAGTGAGCAGTGTCAAGGAAGCGATTCCATGTGA
- a CDS encoding tetratricopeptide repeat protein: MSRKRFHVIGWAVVVVVVAGLGAYALRLQRVTELTSEYMIAAERAVHEGDLPAAETLYKRALEVNSRFLPARSGLADLYASNGEGAKSLAEHRRGIEADPGNPEAYAVLARALMGCERYGSAIERLKQGIRVAPRDTHMRLMLASCYRRAGDTEHAKAELAAIERLDPGSRAVKNGRRAIARNAMAAAAKESREKGDRPTGEGEAAK; encoded by the coding sequence GTGTCAAGGAAGCGATTCCATGTGATAGGCTGGGCAGTGGTGGTGGTTGTCGTGGCAGGACTGGGCGCGTACGCTCTGCGACTCCAGCGCGTGACCGAGTTGACGTCTGAATACATGATCGCCGCGGAGCGCGCGGTTCACGAGGGCGACCTGCCTGCCGCCGAGACGTTGTACAAGCGCGCGCTGGAGGTCAATTCGCGATTCCTGCCGGCGCGCTCCGGACTGGCCGATCTCTATGCGAGTAATGGAGAAGGGGCGAAGTCTTTGGCGGAGCACCGACGGGGAATCGAGGCCGATCCCGGCAATCCGGAGGCGTACGCGGTGCTGGCGAGGGCGCTCATGGGGTGCGAGCGGTATGGCAGTGCCATCGAACGCCTCAAGCAAGGGATTCGCGTCGCGCCGCGCGACACTCACATGCGGCTGATGCTCGCCTCCTGCTACCGGCGGGCAGGCGATACCGAGCACGCGAAGGCGGAACTTGCGGCAATCGAACGGCTCGACCCAGGCTCGCGTGCGGTGAAGAACGGGAGGCGCGCCATCGCGCGTAACGCTATGGCGGCGGCGGCGAAGGAATCGAGGGAGAAGGGAGACCGCCCCACGGGCGAGGGCGAGGCCGCGAAGTGA
- a CDS encoding zf-HC2 domain-containing protein has product MRCHDAIELFTQYRDGDLDAATRSALEAHLAACARCRDEFAALDAICASLRAVPTEPVPAEFVSGVRARLQAPAERPRAVLLRWALPAGAAAVLVVVAFGVFSIVPRTGGVRAPAATDRAKGPVEALRAGDDLRLDAGPARRGGGREEQGRPPSGGPDDSVAGTAGVKAPSSAPADQAQRATRERVDRAAADREDYSTLKAPVAAGRVTAPEEPPPAPPPPAAIAEKPVRDAPAVLRIGERVIRPETPSKLRAAPEAPGAEQPSAATPDVPEDSTPPAPDRSGFFERARAASLNLSAQATRTQRAAGNLTLQLETEE; this is encoded by the coding sequence ATGCGCTGTCATGATGCGATAGAGCTGTTCACACAGTACCGCGACGGAGATCTCGATGCGGCGACCCGCAGCGCCCTCGAGGCGCATCTTGCCGCCTGTGCGCGGTGCCGCGACGAGTTCGCCGCGCTCGATGCGATCTGTGCATCGCTCCGCGCCGTGCCGACCGAGCCGGTCCCGGCGGAATTCGTCAGCGGTGTTCGCGCACGCCTGCAAGCCCCTGCCGAGCGCCCCAGAGCGGTGCTGCTCCGCTGGGCCCTACCAGCCGGAGCAGCCGCAGTCCTGGTCGTCGTCGCGTTCGGGGTCTTCAGTATAGTGCCTAGGACGGGCGGCGTCCGTGCGCCCGCGGCGACGGATCGAGCGAAGGGACCCGTCGAAGCGCTTCGGGCGGGCGACGACCTCCGGCTCGACGCCGGTCCCGCACGTCGCGGCGGAGGGCGCGAAGAGCAGGGCCGTCCCCCAAGTGGTGGACCCGACGATTCGGTCGCCGGCACCGCGGGCGTGAAGGCTCCGTCATCGGCGCCTGCGGACCAGGCGCAGCGCGCGACACGTGAACGGGTTGACCGGGCTGCTGCGGATCGAGAGGACTATAGTACCCTCAAGGCGCCCGTCGCCGCGGGTCGAGTGACCGCACCGGAGGAACCGCCGCCGGCCCCGCCGCCGCCCGCCGCCATTGCAGAGAAACCGGTCCGCGACGCCCCGGCTGTCCTCAGGATAGGCGAGCGAGTGATACGGCCCGAAACCCCTTCGAAGCTTCGCGCGGCACCGGAGGCACCCGGCGCAGAACAACCGAGTGCTGCGACGCCTGACGTACCTGAGGACTCCACGCCGCCGGCCCCGGATCGGAGCGGTTTCTTCGAGCGCGCCCGCGCGGCGTCATTGAATTTGTCGGCTCAGGCCACCCGCACCCAGCGGGCTGCCGGTAATCTGACACTGCAACTCGAGACGGAGGAGTAG
- a CDS encoding GNAT family N-acetyltransferase, translated as MPELLPLKDDDYPAILTLTRESMDPILRDALGVEFNEDLFRDMLADEETTTLVMHDGDAIAAYVSFYPREDHVFVNWLVVHPTYRNRGFATMLLDEVGRVAAQRNVRLLRICLQENNQPAIALCQAAGFERLAVSPMGWVMEKPVVPERGD; from the coding sequence ATGCCAGAGCTGCTGCCACTCAAAGACGACGACTATCCAGCGATCCTGACCCTCACCCGTGAGAGCATGGACCCAATTCTACGCGACGCACTAGGGGTCGAGTTCAACGAGGATTTGTTCCGCGACATGCTTGCGGATGAGGAGACGACGACCCTGGTGATGCACGACGGCGACGCCATAGCGGCGTACGTCAGCTTCTATCCGCGCGAGGACCATGTGTTCGTTAACTGGCTGGTCGTGCATCCCACGTATCGTAACCGTGGATTCGCCACCATGTTGCTTGATGAAGTCGGGCGCGTCGCCGCGCAGCGCAACGTGCGTCTGCTCCGCATCTGCCTGCAGGAAAACAACCAGCCGGCGATCGCCCTGTGCCAGGCCGCCGGTTTCGAGCGCCTCGCGGTAAGCCCCATGGGTTGGGTCATGGAGAAGCCGGTCGTTCCCGAGCGAGGCGATTGA
- a CDS encoding sigma-70 family RNA polymerase sigma factor → MHEALAGEALLIERCQNGDAVAFDRLVEQHGQWVYNLAYRMIGDRDEAQDVAQEAFVRAFRAIKKFRRGSSFSTWLYRVTTNACLDEIKRRRRRPAPESALMSEDDRPPDPPDPGPDAAEEVEAIERRELIRRAIASLPVHYRLTLVLYELQGCSYDEVATITKTNVGTVKSRLNRARLALRQVLEPHLELLRGG, encoded by the coding sequence ATGCACGAGGCTCTCGCCGGCGAAGCCCTGCTCATCGAGCGCTGCCAGAACGGAGATGCGGTCGCCTTCGACCGCCTCGTCGAGCAGCATGGGCAGTGGGTCTATAACCTGGCCTATCGCATGATAGGCGATCGCGACGAGGCTCAGGACGTCGCCCAGGAGGCCTTCGTCCGGGCCTTCCGGGCGATCAAGAAGTTCCGACGGGGCTCCTCGTTCTCCACATGGCTGTACCGAGTGACGACCAATGCATGCCTCGATGAGATCAAACGACGGCGACGCCGGCCGGCCCCTGAGAGCGCCCTGATGAGCGAGGACGACCGCCCGCCGGATCCGCCCGACCCCGGCCCCGACGCCGCCGAGGAGGTCGAGGCGATTGAGCGGCGGGAACTCATTCGCCGGGCCATCGCCTCGCTGCCCGTACATTACCGGCTCACGCTCGTCCTCTACGAACTCCAGGGGTGCTCGTACGACGAGGTGGCGACCATCACGAAGACCAACGTCGGTACGGTGAAGTCCCGGCTCAACCGCGCCCGCCTCGCCCTCAGGCAGGTGCTCGAGCCGCACTTGGAACTTCTGCGGGGTGGCTGA
- a CDS encoding PDZ domain-containing protein, with protein sequence MRGTAWHAAALAIVAALAFGVAGPAAARSNAQEAKLIPSPGAGAVSVSQAQGRADFVVYLPTYVPKDPGEPVLFFAPEQELAHIYVPTRLYASYSHGIGLWQMPTLGRPLRRPAAPVDLGGRRGWASDGPGAGRMTLEWQQGDTQLGITAPLPIEELFKIAASTVQAAPDVPMSEPSQARLRHWTPPKQRGLPSGGIGVMLVPGTPPTVLSLEPGGPAAAAGVQSGDVITAVDGRDVSALPIQDLVGLVRGEPGTEVRLALRRKGASSPIRRRVRREALPEIDLRETTPAQARSLMPFPVLQPEWLPRGYRLLTCVAGMRDGKPWETRLIYSGAGKPLILVSQTDARAPKVVAAPAKGTQEVQVGHAAGTLNMRGGVMVSWTQGKTAMLLQSRFLPREAALKMARSMR encoded by the coding sequence ATGAGAGGCACCGCATGGCACGCGGCCGCCCTGGCGATCGTGGCGGCGCTCGCCTTCGGAGTTGCGGGCCCCGCCGCCGCGAGGTCGAACGCGCAGGAGGCCAAGCTTATTCCGTCGCCAGGTGCCGGCGCCGTATCCGTCTCACAAGCCCAAGGACGCGCGGACTTCGTAGTCTACCTGCCGACGTATGTTCCCAAGGACCCCGGTGAGCCAGTTCTCTTCTTCGCGCCCGAGCAGGAGCTAGCCCATATCTATGTCCCCACCCGGCTCTACGCCAGCTACAGCCACGGCATCGGCCTGTGGCAGATGCCGACGCTTGGAAGACCTTTACGTCGCCCGGCGGCCCCGGTTGATCTCGGCGGGCGCAGGGGATGGGCTTCCGACGGCCCCGGTGCCGGCAGGATGACACTCGAATGGCAGCAGGGGGACACGCAGCTCGGGATCACGGCGCCGCTTCCTATAGAGGAACTCTTCAAGATCGCCGCATCCACGGTACAGGCCGCGCCCGACGTGCCGATGAGCGAACCATCGCAGGCACGCCTGCGGCATTGGACGCCCCCCAAGCAGCGCGGTCTCCCTTCGGGGGGCATTGGTGTAATGCTCGTCCCGGGCACCCCGCCGACGGTGCTGTCGCTCGAACCGGGTGGCCCGGCGGCCGCCGCAGGGGTGCAGTCGGGGGACGTCATCACGGCGGTTGACGGCCGCGATGTTTCGGCGCTACCGATTCAGGATCTGGTCGGACTCGTGCGCGGCGAGCCTGGCACTGAGGTTCGCCTTGCTTTGCGGCGCAAGGGCGCCTCGTCGCCGATTCGCCGCCGCGTCCGTCGGGAAGCTCTGCCCGAGATTGACCTCCGTGAGACGACTCCGGCTCAGGCACGGTCGCTCATGCCGTTCCCAGTATTGCAGCCCGAATGGCTGCCGCGGGGATACCGGTTGCTCACGTGCGTCGCCGGGATGCGCGACGGCAAGCCGTGGGAGACTCGTCTGATATACAGCGGGGCGGGGAAGCCCTTGATCCTCGTTAGTCAGACCGACGCGCGTGCACCCAAGGTCGTCGCAGCACCCGCCAAGGGAACGCAAGAGGTACAGGTAGGCCACGCCGCCGGCACACTGAACATGCGCGGCGGCGTCATGGTTTCCTGGACTCAGGGCAAGACAGCGATGCTCCTGCAGTCGCGCTTCCTGCCTCGCGAGGCGGCGCTCAAGATGGCCCGCTCAATGCGCTGA
- the cadA gene encoding cadmium-translocating P-type ATPase produces the protein MPTRRLELPLIIPDGAECVRCMERLEREVGAARGIVSAGVDRESSTLSLEYDEDQVALDALERKVTEIGAAITERFRHETLILGGLDCPDCAATLDHVVSRIPGVVHSSTSVVGSNMRVEYRADEVALDAIVSKVRSMGYEAQPESVSRARRARELPARPRLREGLTAACGAMLVAGLICAAAGGPAAVCRGLYAAAILVGGYFVARGALAALRGLAVDMNVLMTLAVVGAAIIGEWEEAAAVVVLFSLGNALESHVMRRTRRAIGALLDLAPAQAVVRRDGEEVVVAAEELVPGDVIVIRPGERIVTDGTVVSGSSPVDQAPLTGESLAVSKGAGDPVYAGSVNGLGALIVRVTRTMRDNTLASIIELVETAQSKRAPYQRAVDRFARYYTPVVVLGALAIALAPPAVTGDPFGPWVYRGLALLILACPCALVISTPVAVVSAINTATRSGVLVKGGAYLEALGRTRAMAFDKTGTLTSGRPQVTDVAAAPGATPAEVMALAAAVEARSEHPLGRAIVTRAHRDQIGFEAGANFTALAGAGATAEVNGAPAYAGSPALFVSNGADLSGIENAVPRLEGEGKTVILVGGADRALGVIGIADVARQGAAEALANLRQLGMGPLVMLTGDNQGTAKAIGDQLGLDDYHAGLLPADKVDAVTQLAERYGSVIVVGDGVNDAPALAASTVGIAMGATGSDAALENADVALMGDDLGRLPFVVRLGRATLANIRQNVALSLTVKLALLALAVPGVLTLWLAVLGDVGVSLVVIANGMRLLAARP, from the coding sequence ATGCCCACACGTCGGCTCGAGCTTCCGTTAATCATACCCGACGGCGCCGAGTGCGTCCGCTGCATGGAACGCCTCGAGCGCGAGGTCGGCGCAGCCAGGGGCATCGTATCAGCGGGGGTTGACCGGGAATCCTCGACGCTGTCGCTGGAATACGACGAGGATCAGGTCGCCCTCGACGCTCTTGAACGCAAGGTCACGGAGATCGGCGCCGCGATCACGGAGCGCTTCCGGCACGAAACCCTTATCCTGGGCGGGCTCGACTGCCCTGACTGCGCGGCGACGCTGGATCACGTCGTATCGCGAATCCCCGGGGTCGTCCACTCCAGCACGAGTGTCGTCGGCTCAAACATGCGGGTGGAGTATCGCGCGGATGAAGTCGCCCTCGACGCGATCGTTTCCAAGGTGCGCTCCATGGGCTATGAGGCGCAACCCGAATCGGTGTCGCGCGCGCGGCGGGCGCGCGAGCTGCCCGCGCGCCCACGATTGCGCGAGGGACTGACGGCGGCATGCGGGGCGATGCTCGTGGCTGGCTTGATCTGCGCGGCTGCGGGCGGGCCGGCGGCCGTGTGCCGTGGTCTGTACGCCGCCGCGATACTGGTCGGCGGATACTTCGTCGCTCGCGGCGCACTGGCGGCGCTGCGCGGCCTGGCCGTTGATATGAACGTGCTGATGACCCTGGCGGTCGTCGGCGCCGCCATCATCGGGGAGTGGGAAGAGGCGGCGGCCGTGGTGGTGCTGTTCTCCCTGGGCAACGCGCTCGAGTCCCACGTCATGAGGCGGACGCGGCGCGCCATCGGCGCGTTGCTCGACCTCGCGCCCGCACAAGCCGTCGTCCGCAGAGACGGCGAGGAGGTCGTGGTCGCGGCGGAGGAACTGGTACCGGGCGACGTGATTGTCATTCGCCCGGGCGAGCGGATCGTCACCGACGGAACCGTCGTCAGCGGCAGCTCGCCGGTGGATCAAGCGCCGCTGACGGGGGAGTCGCTGGCCGTTTCAAAAGGCGCGGGCGATCCGGTGTACGCGGGGTCGGTGAACGGCCTCGGCGCTCTGATCGTGCGCGTCACGAGAACGATGAGGGACAACACCCTCGCCTCGATCATCGAGCTTGTCGAAACCGCGCAGTCGAAGAGAGCGCCCTATCAACGCGCGGTCGATCGGTTCGCGCGCTATTACACCCCGGTCGTGGTGCTGGGGGCTTTGGCGATTGCGTTGGCGCCGCCGGCGGTGACGGGCGATCCCTTCGGCCCGTGGGTGTACCGCGGGCTGGCGCTGTTGATCCTGGCGTGTCCGTGCGCGCTCGTGATCTCGACGCCGGTGGCGGTAGTGTCGGCAATCAACACCGCTACCCGCAGCGGCGTGCTGGTCAAAGGCGGTGCATACCTCGAAGCTCTCGGACGGACACGCGCCATGGCGTTTGACAAGACGGGAACCCTCACGTCGGGCCGGCCGCAAGTGACCGACGTGGCCGCGGCGCCGGGCGCGACGCCAGCAGAGGTAATGGCTCTCGCGGCGGCGGTCGAGGCGCGGTCCGAGCACCCGTTGGGGCGGGCAATCGTGACGCGGGCCCACCGGGACCAGATCGGTTTCGAGGCCGGCGCGAACTTCACGGCGCTCGCCGGGGCCGGGGCAACTGCGGAGGTCAACGGTGCGCCGGCATACGCGGGAAGCCCGGCGCTGTTCGTATCCAACGGCGCGGATCTGAGCGGGATCGAAAATGCGGTGCCGCGGCTCGAGGGGGAGGGCAAGACGGTGATACTTGTGGGGGGAGCCGACCGCGCGCTGGGCGTGATCGGCATCGCTGATGTGGCACGGCAGGGCGCCGCTGAGGCGCTGGCGAACCTGCGACAACTGGGCATGGGGCCGCTGGTCATGCTGACCGGTGACAACCAGGGAACGGCGAAGGCGATTGGCGACCAGCTGGGTCTGGACGACTATCACGCGGGGCTGCTGCCCGCCGACAAGGTTGATGCCGTGACGCAGTTGGCGGAGCGGTACGGGAGCGTGATCGTGGTCGGCGATGGAGTAAATGACGCGCCGGCGCTGGCAGCATCCACCGTAGGTATCGCGATGGGCGCGACAGGCAGCGACGCTGCGCTTGAGAATGCCGACGTGGCGTTGATGGGCGATGACCTGGGCCGGCTGCCGTTCGTCGTGCGGTTGGGGCGCGCCACCCTGGCGAACATTCGGCAGAATGTTGCGTTGTCACTGACCGTGAAGCTGGCGCTGCTCGCACTCGCAGTGCCGGGTGTGCTGACGCTGTGGTTGGCTGTGCTCGGCGACGTGGGCGTCTCGCTCGTGGTGATCGCCAACGGGATGCGTCTGCTCGCGGCGCGACCCTAG
- a CDS encoding QueT transporter family protein translates to MKDLFTMWKHTRMVVLVALTAAVYAAVLIPLKVAIPIIPGFTEVRPANVIPIICSLMFGPAAAWGSAFGNLAGDIYGGTFGPGSAFGFVGNFLYGYVPYKVWRWLAHRVAVGAPVMNAGRQMVAYVGAVILASGACAFVIAWGVNLLGLVPFRVIGPIIFTNNAAVSLVLGPPLLRILYPRVRRWGLLYEDVMGDGDISRGRLATVGLLLLVLTAMPGIIAGFVIGTQFSESSVNSAMAPVVAAMLLGCALL, encoded by the coding sequence ATGAAAGACCTCTTCACAATGTGGAAGCACACCCGCATGGTCGTGCTGGTGGCCCTGACGGCGGCGGTGTATGCGGCGGTCTTGATTCCGTTGAAGGTAGCCATCCCGATCATCCCCGGCTTCACCGAGGTGCGGCCGGCGAATGTCATACCTATCATCTGCTCCCTCATGTTTGGCCCGGCGGCGGCGTGGGGCTCAGCTTTTGGGAATCTCGCGGGCGACATCTACGGCGGGACATTCGGGCCGGGCAGCGCATTCGGGTTTGTCGGTAACTTCCTGTACGGCTACGTGCCCTACAAGGTATGGCGCTGGCTGGCGCACCGAGTGGCGGTCGGCGCGCCGGTGATGAACGCCGGGCGCCAGATGGTGGCCTACGTGGGTGCTGTGATTCTTGCGAGCGGCGCATGCGCGTTCGTCATCGCCTGGGGCGTCAACTTGCTGGGGCTGGTGCCGTTCAGGGTCATCGGCCCGATCATTTTCACCAACAATGCCGCAGTGTCACTCGTTCTGGGACCGCCGCTGCTGCGAATCCTGTACCCGCGCGTGCGCCGATGGGGGCTCCTGTACGAAGACGTGATGGGCGACGGCGACATCTCGCGCGGGCGGCTGGCGACTGTGGGCTTGCTCCTGCTTGTGCTGACAGCCATGCCGGGGATCATCGCGGGCTTCGTCATCGGCACCCAGTTCTCGGAGTCGAGCGTCAACAGCGCCATGGCCCCCGTTGTGGCAGCCATGCTCCTGGGCTGCGCGCTTCTCTGA
- a CDS encoding ABC transporter ATP-binding protein, which translates to MSEASSEAGHHHPRSRRAETPTPSAAALELRGVTFTYRDADRPALRDANLTIGAGEFVIVMGEGGAGKSTLCRCANGLIPHFQKGEFTGAALVFGEDTRTRSVRELARRVGLVFQDFESQLFSTSVELEAAFGPENFGVPRDEMAGLITQSLAATSLTGMERRAPATLSGGEKQRLAIASVLACGPDLFVLDEPTTDLDPEGKRQVFSIARELRQRRRGCPLTVVMVEHETEESLSAERAVVMQAGEVAYDGPTRDLLAQPDLMESHGIRPLPAAALLAALGEQARAANDAEALSQLAALGYRFDRPRWDALASDDAHAAGGAAAIVEVRCLSHSYDGARALDGVDLTIREGEFVAILGQNGSGKTTLVKHFNGLMLPREGAVRVGGVETRRQSARDLSHRVGYVFQNPDHQIFADTVREEVAFGPRNFGLPEREIAGRVESSLAAVGLAGLEDADPFSLTKGERQRVAVASALATQPQVLVLDEPTTGLDYRQNRGMMDLLRRLNKAGHTIVIVTHSMWVAAEYARRAVVLSEGTVILDCGMREAMAQPGVLAQARLRAPQAARLGGALGGVTLSVDELAQCLTKDNRT; encoded by the coding sequence ATGTCTGAAGCATCCAGCGAGGCCGGACATCACCACCCGCGCAGCCGCCGCGCCGAGACGCCTACCCCCAGCGCCGCCGCTCTCGAGTTGCGCGGCGTCACCTTCACGTATCGCGACGCGGACCGCCCGGCTCTGCGGGACGCCAATCTGACGATCGGCGCCGGCGAATTTGTCATCGTGATGGGGGAGGGCGGCGCCGGCAAGTCCACGCTGTGCCGCTGCGCCAACGGTCTGATACCGCACTTCCAGAAGGGCGAATTCACGGGCGCGGCACTGGTTTTCGGGGAGGATACCCGAACGCGGTCGGTGCGCGAACTGGCGCGACGGGTCGGGCTGGTGTTCCAGGATTTCGAAAGCCAGTTGTTCTCAACGAGCGTGGAGTTGGAGGCGGCGTTCGGTCCGGAGAACTTCGGCGTGCCGCGCGATGAGATGGCCGGGCTCATCACGCAGTCACTCGCGGCGACCAGTCTCACGGGGATGGAGCGCCGCGCGCCCGCCACGCTGTCGGGAGGGGAAAAGCAGCGACTGGCGATCGCCTCTGTGCTGGCGTGCGGGCCGGATCTTTTCGTCCTGGACGAACCGACGACGGATCTCGACCCCGAGGGCAAACGGCAGGTCTTCAGCATCGCCCGCGAATTGCGCCAGCGGCGCCGGGGCTGCCCACTGACGGTGGTCATGGTGGAGCACGAAACTGAAGAGTCGCTGAGCGCCGAACGTGCCGTGGTAATGCAGGCCGGGGAAGTCGCATACGACGGACCGACCCGGGATCTCCTCGCGCAGCCCGACCTCATGGAGAGCCACGGAATCCGGCCGCTCCCCGCCGCGGCGCTGCTGGCGGCTCTCGGCGAACAAGCGCGTGCGGCGAATGATGCCGAGGCGCTGTCGCAGCTTGCGGCGCTCGGCTATCGCTTCGATCGCCCGCGGTGGGATGCTCTCGCAAGCGACGACGCTCATGCGGCCGGCGGGGCCGCTGCAATAGTCGAGGTGCGATGTCTGAGCCATTCGTACGACGGCGCGCGTGCTTTGGACGGGGTCGACCTGACGATCCGCGAAGGTGAATTCGTGGCAATCCTCGGCCAGAACGGATCGGGGAAGACGACCCTGGTCAAGCACTTCAACGGGCTGATGCTTCCCCGCGAGGGGGCGGTGAGGGTAGGGGGTGTCGAGACGCGGCGGCAGTCCGCGCGGGATCTCAGTCACCGCGTGGGCTACGTGTTCCAGAACCCGGATCACCAGATATTCGCGGACACCGTGCGCGAGGAAGTCGCCTTCGGCCCGCGCAACTTCGGCTTGCCCGAGCGCGAAATTGCGGGGCGCGTGGAGAGTTCGCTCGCGGCAGTGGGGCTCGCAGGTCTCGAGGACGCCGACCCGTTTTCCCTGACCAAGGGGGAGCGGCAGCGCGTCGCTGTTGCGTCGGCGCTGGCGACGCAGCCGCAGGTCCTCGTTCTCGACGAACCGACGACCGGCCTTGACTACCGCCAGAACCGCGGTATGATGGATCTGCTACGTCGCCTCAACAAGGCGGGTCACACCATCGTCATCGTGACGCATTCGATGTGGGTCGCGGCGGAGTATGCTCGCCGGGCGGTGGTTCTGAGCGAGGGCACGGTGATCCTCGACTGCGGGATGCGCGAGGCGATGGCGCAGCCGGGAGTCCTGGCCCAGGCGCGCCTGCGCGCGCCGCAGGCGGCAAGGCTAGGGGGGGCGCTCGGCGGAGTGACGCTGTCCGTTGACGAGCTTGCGCAGTGCCTGACGAAGGACAACCGAACGTAG
- a CDS encoding iron-containing alcohol dehydrogenase, with protein sequence MSQRLFVTTPEVWERYGGRFAQAGDRVEFVKSTARGEVSRRFDGIAASEVYGLGGGQAIDIAKYVGARRGCKVVAIPTIISVDAFLVGDSAVRDGGRVVYLRTKKPDEVIIEPEILLAAPSRMNCAGWGDVLSVVTAVWDWRAAHEDIGEPFDESIADQALALAERAVRPDTEDGLTALVSALRAEVELCEKWGNARPEEGSEHFFVYTLERHLPPDEKFLHGELVGLGIHHMSQWQGQDAQWVTDLMDRAGLVWRAQDIGVPEQAVEAALAELPDCARRFAYSYSVINRRSGGG encoded by the coding sequence GTGAGCCAACGGCTTTTCGTAACGACGCCGGAGGTGTGGGAGCGCTACGGCGGACGCTTTGCCCAAGCGGGAGACCGCGTCGAGTTCGTTAAATCGACCGCGCGTGGCGAGGTAAGTCGCCGTTTCGATGGTATCGCGGCGTCGGAGGTCTATGGCCTTGGCGGCGGCCAGGCCATAGATATCGCGAAGTACGTTGGTGCGCGGCGGGGATGCAAGGTCGTCGCAATCCCGACCATCATCTCCGTGGACGCGTTTCTAGTCGGCGACAGCGCCGTGCGCGACGGCGGGCGGGTCGTGTACTTGCGGACGAAGAAGCCCGACGAGGTCATCATCGAGCCTGAGATCCTGCTCGCTGCGCCGTCTCGCATGAACTGCGCGGGCTGGGGGGATGTGCTGTCCGTCGTCACCGCCGTCTGGGACTGGCGGGCGGCACACGAGGACATCGGCGAACCCTTCGACGAGAGCATAGCGGATCAAGCGCTGGCACTCGCCGAGCGGGCGGTACGCCCGGACACCGAGGATGGCCTCACCGCGCTCGTCTCAGCTCTCCGCGCCGAGGTCGAACTGTGCGAGAAGTGGGGGAACGCCCGGCCCGAGGAAGGCTCCGAGCATTTCTTCGTCTACACGCTGGAGAGGCACCTGCCGCCGGATGAGAAGTTCCTGCACGGCGAGTTGGTCGGGCTCGGCATCCACCACATGTCGCAGTGGCAGGGCCAGGACGCGCAGTGGGTCACCGACCTGATGGACCGCGCCGGGCTGGTGTGGCGCGCGCAGGACATCGGCGTGCCGGAGCAGGCGGTGGAGGCAGCCCTGGCAGAGCTGCCTGATTGCGCGCGGCGGTTCGCGTATTCGTACTCCGTGATCAACCGTCGGAGCGGTGGTGGGTGA